The Seriola aureovittata isolate HTS-2021-v1 ecotype China chromosome 8, ASM2101889v1, whole genome shotgun sequence genome contains the following window.
GATTTATTGCAGCCACGAGATAATGCAAGTTCAGTCAGATTATCTACCCacctatttcatttttatatatctttCTTTCAATAATAATCATTCTTAGAACCATCTTGCTTTTGTTTAATATCGAGTTTGTGTACAATGGCAAAtctattattttgtttgtgtgtgtgtgtgtgtgtaaaaaaaaaaaaaaaaaaaaagtaaaaaaataaaagatctatAACTGTGTGCCCCGTGTCTCTATATTGTAGTGTAGTTTATCTTGGAGGGAATATAAATGAGGTTTAGTTCATTCAAAGAATTACCAGGCCACGCAAACCCTCCCACTACATCTGTCATAAGTGACGCAGAAATGCTCATGGCATAGTGAACTGCTGTAGGTCATCTGATAGTACATGACAAATGaccacattgtgtttgttgttacTGTAAATAATTGTCTCTACTGTCATAGGGAGGAGTTTGACCAGAACAAGTTGAGAAAtcaaaatataaagaataatGATTTCACAACATTATTTATGCATTGAGTTTGCATTCATCATTGTTAATATGTAGATTTGTTAACATACTGTATTAGCTCATTCATAATCAGGCTTGTATAATATAGCAGATGGCAGAGATAAATGTAGGTAACTGAAAATTTGGGTTAAATCAAATGGATGGATATTTTTCCTTTGCATATCATGAAATAGATGTCATCAACTCATGATTAGATCAAAACATTGGAAGTAAGTTTTATTGAAAGGTACTTGGTAATCAAAAGTAGTTTAGGCCAAGATGattataaaaaacagaaatcaggtCGAAAACTGTTGTTCATATACAATACACTGTATTTATAGTTTATCAAAGCTTTTGGTTGATGAAGTTACAGTTACATGCCTAGTTTACAGTAATGCAGTGTTTTGAATGTTACAAAATTGAGATGtctgaaaacaaatttaaaggGTCTGAATTAAATCCTGCATATATAATTTTCAATTAGACTGACTTTCATTTTCCATTCCATTAGTGTTTGTAACAGTTGAAAAGCTTCTATATTTCCTGCATGAATCTGCAAACCTGTGAGTGACTCTGTGCTCTCAATGACAGTGGCTCAGGTCAAAAGCTTCCTTCACTTCCCTGCCCTGCCAAGCACAATAAATAATGTGGCAGGCTGAGGCCTTTTGTGTCCACACAGATTCCTTCTTTTGCCCGGGGTAGGCGGAAATCGAGGCGTTTGATCTGAATTCTAAAGAGTCTTGTTGCAGCCCAATAAAGGCTGCCATTGTATGTAAATAGTTTATATAAGAGCATATGACTGCTACGGTGCAGGGCAGTGGCTAGTGGCGGAGGAATGATTAGCATTTTCCAAACGCAGGGTGTTCTCAGTCCAGCCTTTTGGCTTcctaaaaaagacaatattttcattcatttccacctgttttgtacacatttttGTGTACCACCAGAGCTGAAGGTAAAATATgtgttctgtcattttcattctttttctacTAACATTCAGTGTGCAGTGAGGTCAGACTTTATGTGAGTGATGGCTGACATGCCCCAGTGCCTCGGCTCGACAAATACTTGGCATGATGTTGTTTAAATTATCATTACCCTTTAGAGTAAGTCATATTTGAATGAATCAGCTTTTAAAGAGTGTGatcatttttagttttcatcAGGCAGTCTGGTCAAGTCCATAGCCTTTCTTACAAACAATGAGATCTCTCACATCTTAAAAAAATTCTCATAATGAGATGGATGTCTTGCTGGACCCTTGGAGAAATTTGCTggcagtctgtcagtctgtctgcaaCTGGACTGTAGGTCAGTTTGGGAGTAGAGTATTAATACAGGGTGACAGGATCACGTGGCTCGGTGAATGTTTCGCAATTGGCTTCGACTTGTTGCGTCCTGTGACGGTGCATGTTGGTAAGCCATCGCCCCTGCTTTTATACGGCCAACGGGCTACTTGGCAATTCTTGTCTGTTGTTCCTTACTCTGCCAAATCCAGCTTGATGCTCAGGCCACACCTCAAGATGGTCATCTTTGGACCCGGCGCTGCTTACGCCGCTTGCACCGCCGGCTGAGCCTGGTAAACCTCTAAAAACTAATGTTACAACAGTTAGACTTTTACTAAGTTGTTTGtggaaaacaacagtgtttacaGCTAAGTTATTTAACCTAATAAGCCATTTCTCCAAATGTGATTGTGTAAATATGAAGGGCTCAAAGGTTCATGTTCTTTAGCTAATTAGATTATTCTACTTTTGAGGCATtttgaggatttttttcttttcaataaaaTGTACTTATATCTACCTATATCTACATTAATGAATAAAAGTTGCCCTTGAGCTAGAGAGATGGCGTTACCTTCATCCATGTAACCATAACTGAATATTTATCCTTTTTTGTGCAGACCTGGAGGCGAAAATGAACTGGGGGACCTTTTATGCCGTGATCAGCGGCGTAAATAGGCACTCTACTGGCATCGGACGCATCTGGCTCTCGGTCATCTTCATCTTCCGTATTCTGGTCCTGGTTGTTGCTGCCGAGAGTGTTTGGGGAGATGAGAAGTCTGGCTTCACCTGCAACACCCAACAGCCTGgctgtaacagtgtgtgttatgACCAGTTCTTCCCCATCTCGCACATCCGCCTGTGGGCGCTCCAGCTCATCCTGGTCTCCACCCCCGCCTTGCTGGTGGCCATGCATGTTGCCCACCGCCGCCATATCGACAAGAAGATCTTGAAGAGGTCGGGCCGCGGCAGCCCCAAGGACCTGGAACACATCAAGAACCAGAAGTTTCAGATCACCGGAGCTCTGTGGTGGACATACATGATCAGTATCATCTTCAGAATCATCTTTGAGGTGGCTTTTCTCTACATCTTCTACTTGATCTATCCTGACTTTAAGATGGTGCGTTTGGTGAAGTGTGACTCATACCCTTGCCCCAACACAGTGGACTGTTTTGTCTCCAGGCCAACAGAAAAGACCATATTTACTGTGTTCATGCTGGCAGTGTCTGGGGTGTGTGTGCTGCTTAATCTGGCCGAGGTGGTGTACCTCATAGGCAGGGCCTGCAAACGGTGCTTACGAGGCTCTGAAGATGAGTCCAAAGTAGCTTGGATAAGTCAAAGATTGTCTTCTTATAGGCAAAATGAAATCAATCAGCTGATAGCAGACCATTCTCTCAAGTCTAAATTCACTGTGACCAAAAAGAACCCACCTGAGAAGGGTGAGAGGTGTTCTGCTTTCTGAGACTTTGCCTTTCCATTTCCCTTTAAACTA
Protein-coding sequences here:
- the gjb1b gene encoding connexin 31.7, coding for MNWGTFYAVISGVNRHSTGIGRIWLSVIFIFRILVLVVAAESVWGDEKSGFTCNTQQPGCNSVCYDQFFPISHIRLWALQLILVSTPALLVAMHVAHRRHIDKKILKRSGRGSPKDLEHIKNQKFQITGALWWTYMISIIFRIIFEVAFLYIFYLIYPDFKMVRLVKCDSYPCPNTVDCFVSRPTEKTIFTVFMLAVSGVCVLLNLAEVVYLIGRACKRCLRGSEDESKVAWISQRLSSYRQNEINQLIADHSLKSKFTVTKKNPPEKGERCSAF